From one Oceanimonas doudoroffii genomic stretch:
- the nirB gene encoding nitrite reductase large subunit NirB translates to MMKQTLIVIGNGMVGHHLLQQLVEQNAGEQYQITVFGAEPHPAYDRVHLSEVFGGKEPAELLMAGPEWYGDNGIELRLNEAVTAIDRHARTLTTTTGAVLAYDRLVLATGSTPFVPPIPGRERERCFVYRTLEDLAAIRDACQGARTGVVIGGGLLGLEAANALRLLGLETHVVEFAPRLMPVQLDERGGELLKEKIERLGLTVHTSKATQCIIDGEGASHRLKFDDGEQLEADVLVFSAGIRPQDSLGREAGLVLGERGGICINDGCQTSDANIYAIGECALWQGKLFGLVAPGYQMARTVAAGLLGGDARFQGADMSTKLKLLGVDVGAIGDAHGQTPGSQEVLLLDRSKDLYKKLVLNEAGDHLLGAVLVGDNGDYDSLLQTYLNDLPLPAHPLALLVPEDAAGGAPKAALPASATVCSCHNVSKGAIMAAVQDGACDLAAVKACTKAGTGCGGCAGLLTQVVNQTLEEQGISADKGLCEHFGYSRQELFHLIKVGNIRQFDELLHRHGSGLGCDICKPAAASIFASLWNEHVLSPEHQPLQDTNDTFLANMQKNGTYSVVPRVPGGEITPDQLIVLGRVAKRHDLYTKVTGGQRIDLFGARLEQLPLIWQELIDAGFETGHAYGKSLRTVKSCVGSSWCRYGVQDSLDLAVALEHRYKGLRSPHKLKFAVSGCTRECAEAQSKDVGVIATDKGWNLYFAGNGGMRPRHADLFATDLDTDTLIRYIDRLLMFYVATADRLQRTSVWMENLEGGLDYLRQVIIDDSLRLADELEGRMAHVIASYRCEWKATLEDPEKLKRFRSFVNTDDTDHSIVFERRRGQIRPADSIDIKEVS, encoded by the coding sequence ATGATGAAACAGACACTGATTGTCATCGGTAACGGCATGGTAGGGCATCACCTGCTGCAACAGCTGGTCGAGCAGAATGCCGGGGAACAGTACCAGATCACGGTATTCGGCGCCGAGCCACACCCCGCCTACGACAGGGTGCACCTGTCCGAGGTCTTTGGCGGCAAGGAGCCCGCTGAACTGCTGATGGCCGGTCCCGAGTGGTATGGCGACAACGGCATCGAACTACGCCTGAACGAGGCGGTCACCGCCATCGACCGGCATGCCCGCACCCTGACCACTACCACCGGTGCCGTGCTGGCCTACGACCGCCTGGTGCTGGCCACCGGATCCACCCCCTTTGTGCCCCCCATTCCCGGCCGGGAGCGGGAGCGCTGCTTTGTTTACCGCACCCTGGAGGATCTGGCCGCCATTCGGGACGCCTGCCAGGGGGCCCGTACCGGCGTGGTGATCGGCGGCGGCCTGCTCGGCCTGGAAGCCGCCAATGCCCTGCGCCTGCTCGGCCTGGAAACCCATGTGGTGGAATTCGCCCCCCGGTTGATGCCGGTGCAGCTGGACGAACGGGGCGGCGAACTGCTCAAGGAGAAAATCGAGCGGCTGGGGCTAACGGTGCATACCAGCAAGGCCACCCAGTGCATTATCGACGGTGAAGGCGCCAGCCACCGGCTCAAGTTCGACGATGGCGAGCAACTGGAAGCCGATGTGCTGGTGTTCAGCGCCGGCATTCGGCCCCAGGACAGCCTGGGTCGCGAGGCCGGCCTGGTGCTGGGCGAACGGGGCGGCATTTGCATCAACGACGGCTGCCAAACCTCGGATGCGAATATCTATGCCATCGGTGAATGTGCCCTGTGGCAGGGCAAGCTGTTTGGCCTGGTGGCCCCGGGCTACCAGATGGCCCGCACCGTGGCCGCCGGGTTGTTGGGCGGTGATGCCCGTTTTCAGGGCGCCGACATGAGCACCAAGCTCAAGCTGTTGGGGGTGGACGTGGGCGCCATCGGTGATGCCCATGGCCAGACCCCGGGCAGCCAGGAGGTGCTGTTGCTGGACCGCAGCAAGGATCTGTATAAAAAGCTGGTACTGAACGAGGCCGGCGATCACCTGCTGGGGGCCGTGCTGGTGGGCGATAACGGTGACTACGACAGCCTGCTGCAGACCTACCTCAACGACCTGCCGCTGCCGGCCCATCCCCTGGCCCTGCTGGTGCCGGAAGACGCCGCCGGTGGCGCTCCCAAGGCGGCCCTGCCGGCCAGCGCCACCGTCTGCTCCTGCCACAATGTAAGCAAGGGCGCCATTATGGCGGCGGTGCAGGACGGCGCCTGCGACCTGGCGGCGGTCAAGGCCTGTACCAAGGCCGGCACCGGCTGCGGCGGCTGTGCCGGGCTGCTCACCCAGGTGGTGAACCAAACCCTGGAGGAGCAGGGCATCAGCGCCGACAAGGGGCTGTGCGAGCACTTTGGCTACAGCCGCCAGGAACTGTTCCACCTGATCAAGGTCGGCAACATCAGGCAGTTCGACGAGCTGCTGCACCGGCATGGCAGCGGCCTGGGCTGCGATATCTGCAAACCGGCGGCGGCCTCCATTTTTGCTTCCCTGTGGAACGAACACGTGCTGTCGCCCGAGCACCAGCCGCTGCAGGACACCAACGACACCTTTCTCGCCAATATGCAAAAGAACGGCACCTATTCGGTGGTGCCACGAGTACCGGGCGGCGAGATCACGCCGGATCAACTGATCGTGCTGGGCCGGGTGGCCAAACGCCACGACCTCTACACCAAGGTGACCGGCGGCCAGCGTATCGACCTGTTCGGCGCCCGCCTGGAACAACTGCCGCTGATCTGGCAGGAGCTTATCGACGCCGGCTTTGAAACCGGCCACGCCTATGGCAAGTCGCTGCGCACCGTCAAGTCCTGCGTCGGCTCCAGCTGGTGCCGCTATGGCGTGCAGGACTCCCTGGATCTGGCGGTGGCCCTGGAGCACAGATACAAGGGCCTGCGCTCGCCTCACAAGCTGAAATTCGCAGTGTCCGGCTGCACTCGGGAATGCGCCGAGGCCCAGAGCAAGGACGTGGGCGTGATCGCCACCGACAAGGGCTGGAACCTCTATTTCGCCGGCAACGGCGGCATGCGCCCACGCCACGCCGATCTGTTCGCCACCGATCTGGATACCGACACCCTGATCCGCTATATCGACCGGCTGCTGATGTTTTACGTGGCCACCGCCGACCGGCTGCAGCGCACCTCGGTATGGATGGAGAACCTGGAAGGCGGCCTGGACTACCTGCGCCAGGTCATTATCGACGACTCCCTGCGCCTCGCCGACGAGCTGGAGGGGCGCATGGCCCATGTGATCGCCAGCTATCGGTGTGAATGGAAAGCCACCCTGGAAGATCCGGAAAAACTCAAGCGGTTCAGAAGCTTCGTCAACACCGACGACACCGACCACAGCATTGTCTTTGAGCGCAGGCGCGGCCAGATCCGCCCGGCCGATTCCATTGATATCAAGGAGGTATCATGA
- the hldE gene encoding bifunctional D-glycero-beta-D-manno-heptose-7-phosphate kinase/D-glycero-beta-D-manno-heptose 1-phosphate adenylyltransferase HldE: MKIKLPEFDGARVLVVGDVMLDRYWSGPTGRISPEAPVPVVKVEHNEERPGGAANVALNVAALGAGARLLGLTGNDEAANALQERMQAVGVDCDFVRHATHPTITKLRVMSRNQQLLRLDFEDGFNAEDAAPLSDKHDAALGEAGVVVLSDYAKGALARVQELIRAANRAGVPVLVDPKGTEFEKYRGATLLTPNMSEFEAVVGKVKDEQELVARGRELIARFELQALLVTRSEHGMTLIRKDEDELHLPARAHEVYDVTGAGDTVIATLATSLAAGLVMEEACALANVAAGIVVGKLGTSTVSAIELANELYGGPESGMGVVSEQQLKFVVEAARRRGEKIVMTNGCFDILHAGHVSYLNNARKLGDRLIVAVNTDESVRALKGEGRPVNTVDRRMAVLAALGAVDWVVPFAEDTPQRLIAGVLPDILVKGGDYKPEDIAGFEEVTANGGEVKVLNFEDGCSTTAIIEAIRTR, from the coding sequence ATGAAGATCAAGCTGCCGGAATTTGATGGCGCCAGGGTGCTGGTGGTCGGGGATGTGATGCTGGACCGTTACTGGTCGGGCCCAACCGGACGCATCTCCCCCGAGGCCCCGGTGCCTGTGGTCAAGGTTGAACACAATGAGGAACGTCCGGGCGGGGCCGCCAACGTGGCGCTGAACGTGGCCGCCCTGGGCGCCGGCGCCCGCCTGCTGGGCCTGACCGGCAACGACGAGGCCGCCAATGCCCTGCAGGAACGCATGCAGGCGGTCGGCGTGGATTGCGATTTCGTGCGCCACGCTACCCACCCCACCATCACCAAACTCAGGGTCATGAGTCGCAACCAGCAATTGCTGCGGCTCGACTTTGAGGACGGTTTTAACGCCGAAGATGCCGCGCCCCTGAGTGATAAGCATGATGCCGCTTTGGGTGAAGCCGGGGTAGTGGTGCTGTCCGACTATGCCAAGGGCGCCCTGGCCCGAGTGCAGGAACTGATTCGGGCCGCCAATCGGGCCGGGGTGCCGGTACTGGTCGATCCAAAAGGCACCGAATTCGAGAAATACCGCGGCGCCACCCTGCTGACCCCCAACATGAGCGAATTTGAGGCCGTGGTGGGCAAGGTGAAAGACGAGCAGGAGCTGGTGGCCCGGGGCCGGGAGCTGATCGCACGCTTTGAACTGCAGGCGTTGCTGGTGACCCGTTCCGAGCACGGCATGACCCTGATCCGTAAGGACGAAGACGAGCTGCACCTGCCGGCCCGGGCTCACGAGGTGTATGACGTCACCGGCGCCGGCGATACCGTCATCGCCACCCTGGCCACCAGTCTGGCCGCCGGCCTGGTAATGGAAGAAGCCTGCGCCCTGGCCAACGTGGCCGCCGGCATCGTCGTCGGCAAGCTGGGTACCTCCACCGTCTCCGCCATCGAGCTGGCCAATGAGCTCTACGGTGGTCCCGAGTCGGGCATGGGCGTGGTGAGCGAGCAACAATTGAAGTTCGTGGTGGAAGCGGCCCGTCGCCGGGGCGAGAAAATCGTGATGACCAACGGCTGTTTCGACATTCTGCACGCCGGCCATGTGTCTTACCTCAACAATGCCCGCAAGCTGGGTGACCGGCTGATCGTGGCGGTGAACACCGATGAGTCGGTGCGGGCGCTGAAAGGCGAAGGCCGGCCGGTGAATACCGTGGATCGCCGCATGGCGGTGCTGGCGGCGCTGGGGGCGGTGGACTGGGTGGTGCCCTTTGCCGAAGACACCCCCCAGCGGCTGATCGCCGGGGTGCTGCCGGACATTCTGGTCAAGGGCGGCGACTACAAGCCGGAAGACATCGCCGGCTTTGAGGAAGTGACCGCCAACGGCGGCGAGGTGAAAGTGCTCAACTTCGAGGACGGCTGCTCCACCACCGCCATTATCGAGGCCATTCGCACCCGCTGA
- the lpxL gene encoding LpxL/LpxP family Kdo(2)-lipid IV(A) lauroyl/palmitoleoyl acyltransferase, with translation MQDHRLPPFRAALLHPRFWPAWLGLSVLWLLVTLLPWRAQMALGRGLGRLSMTVLKSRVKVARRNLELALPEREKAERERLLKANFENVGCAIFETGMAWFWPHWRMRALTTMDGTEHVDAAVEKGKGMLLLSAHFLTLELNARQFGLYRPGVGVYRPNTHAVLEYAQVHGRCRSNKYLVDRLDIKGMLKALRAGDALWYAPDHDYGRHASVFVPFFAVDKAATITGTATLARVKNTVTLPCFTLREKHGYRLVIQAPLESFPVGDDETDAITGNRVIEAAIRRAPEQYMWLHRRFKTRPERGMPSRY, from the coding sequence ATGCAAGACCACCGGCTTCCCCCTTTTCGCGCAGCCCTGCTGCACCCGCGCTTCTGGCCCGCCTGGCTGGGGCTGAGTGTGCTCTGGCTGCTGGTGACCCTGCTGCCCTGGCGCGCCCAGATGGCACTGGGTCGGGGGCTGGGGCGACTGTCGATGACGGTGCTCAAGTCCCGGGTGAAGGTGGCGCGGCGCAACCTGGAGCTGGCCTTGCCGGAACGTGAAAAAGCCGAGCGCGAGCGGTTGCTCAAGGCCAATTTTGAAAACGTGGGCTGCGCCATTTTTGAAACCGGCATGGCCTGGTTCTGGCCCCACTGGCGCATGCGTGCCCTGACCACCATGGACGGCACCGAGCACGTGGATGCCGCGGTGGAAAAAGGCAAAGGCATGCTGTTGCTGTCGGCGCACTTTCTCACCCTGGAACTCAACGCCCGCCAGTTTGGCCTGTACCGCCCCGGCGTGGGCGTGTATCGCCCCAACACCCATGCAGTGCTGGAATACGCCCAGGTACACGGCCGCTGCCGGTCCAACAAGTATCTGGTAGACCGGCTCGACATCAAGGGCATGCTCAAGGCGCTGCGCGCCGGCGATGCGCTCTGGTATGCGCCGGACCACGACTATGGCCGCCATGCCAGCGTATTTGTGCCCTTTTTCGCGGTAGACAAGGCCGCCACCATCACCGGCACCGCCACCCTGGCGCGGGTGAAAAACACCGTTACCCTGCCCTGCTTTACCCTGCGAGAGAAACACGGTTACCGACTGGTGATTCAGGCGCCGCTGGAGAGCTTCCCGGTGGGCGACGACGAGACCGACGCCATTACCGGCAACCGAGTGATTGAAGCCGCCATTCGCCGCGCCCCCGAGCAGTACATGTGGCTGCACCGCCGGTTCAAGACGCGGCCCGAAAGAGGCATGCCGTCGCGGTATTGA
- a CDS encoding ABC transporter permease, whose product MSINVISLTHWSRLTSPRSWSKAMTPLLGLTVFLLLWHLLAGQVQTSLGTLPGPVQTGQQLMNLVQEHQRERDREQQFYQRQLDRNQALLAKNPEAEVRMRTFNGRPTFFDQIMTSLKTVAAGFLLATAIAIPAGIALGLNKTLHQAINPLVQLLKPVSPLAWLPLVTIVVSALYVSPDPLLSKSFLISLFTVTLCCLWPTLINTAVGVANLDQDLNNVSKMLRLGNLTHVRKIVLPSAIPMIFTGLRLSLGVAWMVLIAAEMLAQNPGLGKFVWDEFQNGSSDSMARIMVAVVVIGLIGYLLDRLMLGLQQRLSWDKNSNHR is encoded by the coding sequence ATGAGCATCAACGTAATTTCACTGACCCACTGGTCACGGCTGACCTCGCCTCGAAGCTGGTCAAAGGCCATGACCCCTCTGCTCGGCCTCACCGTGTTCCTGCTGCTGTGGCACCTGCTGGCGGGCCAGGTGCAGACCTCCCTCGGCACCCTGCCCGGCCCGGTGCAGACCGGCCAGCAGCTGATGAACCTGGTGCAGGAGCACCAGCGGGAACGGGATCGGGAGCAACAGTTCTATCAGCGCCAGCTCGATCGCAATCAGGCCCTGTTGGCGAAAAACCCCGAGGCCGAGGTGCGCATGCGCACCTTTAACGGCCGCCCCACCTTTTTCGACCAGATAATGACCAGCCTGAAAACGGTGGCCGCCGGCTTTCTGCTGGCCACCGCCATCGCCATTCCGGCGGGCATTGCCCTGGGCCTGAATAAGACCCTGCACCAGGCGATAAACCCGCTGGTACAGCTGCTCAAGCCGGTGTCGCCCCTGGCCTGGCTGCCGCTGGTGACCATAGTGGTGAGCGCGCTTTATGTGAGCCCGGATCCGCTGTTGTCCAAGTCGTTCCTGATCTCGCTGTTCACCGTCACCCTGTGCTGCCTGTGGCCCACCCTGATCAACACCGCGGTGGGCGTGGCCAACCTGGACCAGGATCTGAACAACGTCAGCAAAATGCTGCGCCTGGGCAACCTGACCCACGTACGCAAAATCGTGCTGCCGAGCGCCATTCCGATGATTTTCACCGGCCTGCGGCTGTCACTGGGGGTGGCCTGGATGGTGCTGATCGCCGCCGAAATGCTGGCCCAGAACCCGGGACTGGGCAAGTTCGTGTGGGATGAGTTCCAGAACGGCAGCAGCGACTCCATGGCGCGCATCATGGTGGCGGTCGTGGTCATCGGCCTTATCGGCTACCTGCTGGACCGCCTGATGCTGGGCCTGCAGCAACGCCTGTCCTGGGACAAAAACAGCAACCACCGCTAA
- a CDS encoding CmpA/NrtA family ABC transporter substrate-binding protein, with protein MTLWQTTATACTLALSLAAPLAAQDGPGPAEKDELTLGFIKLTDMAPLAIAYEKGFFEDEGLYVTLEAQANWKVLLDRVISGELDGAHMLAGQPIGASLGIGTQADIITAFSMDLNGNAITVANQVWSTMKPHLEHDAAGKPLHPISASALRPVLEQYQQDGKSLNLGMVFPVSSHNYELRYWLAAGGIHPGYYAPHQGDNSGQRQAEVLLSVTPPPQMPATLEAGTIAGYSVGEPWNQQAVLKQIGVPVITNHDIWPHNPEKVFGVSQAWADANPNTHLRLIKALLRAAHWLDQGDNANRPEAVEILSQPYYVGADKKVIAASMTGSFEYERGDVRPAPDFNVFFRHNATYPWYSDAIWFMTQMRRWGQIADAKSDDWYLEQARRIYRPDIYVQAARALIAEGKLNAADFPDLDQRDGFRPATSAFVDGATFDGRKPNAYIDQFAIGLTGDTRL; from the coding sequence ATGACGTTATGGCAAACCACAGCAACGGCCTGCACCCTCGCCCTGAGTCTGGCCGCCCCCCTCGCGGCCCAGGACGGGCCCGGACCGGCGGAAAAGGACGAGCTGACCCTGGGCTTTATCAAGCTCACCGACATGGCCCCCCTGGCCATCGCCTACGAGAAGGGCTTTTTTGAGGATGAAGGGCTCTATGTCACCCTGGAAGCCCAGGCCAACTGGAAGGTGCTGCTGGACAGGGTCATTTCCGGCGAACTGGATGGCGCCCACATGCTGGCCGGCCAGCCTATCGGAGCCTCCCTCGGCATCGGTACCCAGGCCGACATCATCACCGCCTTCAGCATGGATCTGAACGGCAATGCCATTACCGTGGCCAACCAGGTGTGGTCAACCATGAAACCGCACCTCGAACATGATGCCGCCGGCAAGCCGCTGCACCCCATTTCCGCCTCCGCGCTCAGGCCGGTACTGGAGCAATATCAGCAGGATGGCAAAAGCCTGAACCTGGGCATGGTGTTTCCGGTGTCTAGCCACAACTACGAACTGCGTTACTGGCTGGCCGCCGGTGGCATTCATCCCGGCTACTACGCCCCTCATCAGGGCGACAACAGTGGTCAGCGCCAGGCCGAGGTACTGCTCTCGGTCACCCCGCCGCCCCAGATGCCGGCCACCCTGGAAGCCGGCACCATCGCCGGCTACAGCGTGGGCGAACCCTGGAACCAACAGGCGGTGCTGAAGCAGATCGGGGTGCCGGTGATCACCAACCACGACATCTGGCCCCACAACCCGGAAAAGGTATTCGGCGTCAGCCAGGCCTGGGCCGATGCCAACCCCAACACCCACCTGCGGCTGATCAAGGCCCTGCTGCGTGCCGCCCACTGGCTGGATCAGGGGGACAACGCCAACCGACCGGAAGCGGTGGAGATACTGTCACAGCCCTACTATGTGGGCGCCGATAAAAAGGTGATCGCCGCCAGCATGACCGGCTCCTTTGAGTACGAGCGCGGCGATGTACGCCCGGCCCCCGACTTCAACGTGTTCTTTCGCCACAACGCCACCTACCCCTGGTACAGCGATGCCATCTGGTTCATGACCCAAATGCGCCGCTGGGGCCAGATTGCCGACGCCAAGAGCGATGACTGGTACCTGGAGCAGGCCAGACGCATCTATCGCCCCGACATCTACGTGCAGGCTGCTCGCGCACTGATCGCCGAGGGCAAGCTGAATGCCGCCGACTTTCCCGATCTGGACCAGCGGGACGGTTTTCGCCCGGCCACCAGCGCCTTTGTCGACGGCGCCACCTTTGACGGCCGCAAGCCCAACGCCTACATCGACCAGTTCGCCATCGGCCTGACCGGCGACACCCGGCTGTAA
- a CDS encoding ABC transporter ATP-binding protein, whose amino-acid sequence MSKHYLELSGIDMRFRTDKGEFEALKNVNLRLKKGEFVSLIGHSGCGKSTVLNLVAGLHEPSSGGVILDGREVDGPGPERAVVFQNHALLPWLTVEQNIALAVDNTFPHQGKAERQERVRHFLELVHMGHAAHKLPGEISGGMKQRVGIARALSVDPKVLLMDEPFGALDALTRAHLQDSLMEIQAELGNTVIMITHDVDEAVLLSDRIVMMTNGPSATIGEILPISLARPRNRVALSDDGHYHQLRRRVLSFLYEGHNKVSPLDKKARVA is encoded by the coding sequence ATGAGCAAACATTACCTGGAACTGAGCGGTATCGACATGCGCTTTCGCACCGACAAGGGCGAATTCGAGGCGCTGAAAAACGTCAACCTGCGCCTGAAAAAGGGCGAATTCGTGTCGCTCATCGGCCATTCCGGCTGCGGCAAGAGTACCGTGCTCAACCTGGTGGCCGGGCTGCATGAGCCCAGCAGCGGCGGCGTGATCCTGGATGGCCGGGAAGTGGACGGCCCCGGCCCGGAGCGGGCGGTGGTGTTTCAGAACCACGCCCTGCTGCCCTGGCTGACGGTGGAGCAAAACATCGCCCTGGCGGTGGACAACACCTTTCCCCACCAGGGCAAGGCGGAGCGCCAGGAGCGGGTGCGGCACTTTCTGGAGCTGGTGCACATGGGGCACGCCGCCCATAAGCTGCCCGGCGAAATTTCCGGGGGCATGAAGCAGCGGGTCGGCATCGCCCGGGCGCTGTCGGTGGATCCCAAGGTGCTGTTGATGGACGAGCCCTTTGGCGCCCTCGATGCCCTCACTCGAGCCCACCTGCAGGACTCGCTGATGGAGATTCAGGCCGAGCTCGGTAATACCGTCATCATGATCACCCACGACGTGGACGAGGCGGTGCTGCTGTCGGATCGCATCGTGATGATGACCAATGGCCCGTCCGCCACCATCGGCGAGATCCTGCCCATCAGCCTGGCCCGCCCGCGCAACCGGGTGGCGCTCAGCGACGACGGCCATTATCACCAGTTGCGCCGACGTGTGCTGAGCTTCCTTTATGAAGGTCACAACAAGGTCAGCCCCCTGGATAAAAAGGCCAGGGTGGCCTGA
- the cobA gene encoding uroporphyrinogen-III C-methyltransferase, with the protein MTSPIHVTLVGAGPGDPELLTLKALRAIERADVVVYDSLVSPDILALIPTGVKRIEMGKRCGRASARQEDICTLLVRLARAGNRVVRLKGGDPFIFGRGGEEALVLRRHHIPFSVVPGITAALGCAASALVPLTHRGVARAVTLVTGHLQQGGEFKGWSALAQAGQTLVFYMGLEQAAVIQQQLLAADCPDSLPVALIESGTTAAQHITTTELGRLAATAAGLPPSGPVLMIMGEVVRLRAGLTTTLEALAVA; encoded by the coding sequence ATGACATCCCCTATTCATGTCACCCTGGTGGGCGCCGGCCCCGGCGATCCCGAGTTGCTGACCCTCAAGGCCCTGCGCGCCATCGAGCGGGCCGATGTGGTGGTCTACGACAGCCTGGTCAGCCCCGACATACTGGCGCTGATCCCGACCGGCGTGAAACGCATTGAAATGGGCAAACGCTGCGGCCGCGCCAGTGCCCGCCAGGAAGACATCTGCACCCTGCTGGTGCGCCTGGCCCGGGCCGGCAACCGGGTGGTGCGGCTCAAGGGCGGCGATCCCTTTATCTTCGGACGTGGCGGCGAAGAGGCGCTCGTCCTGCGCCGGCACCACATTCCCTTTAGCGTGGTGCCCGGCATTACCGCCGCCCTGGGCTGCGCCGCCTCGGCCCTGGTGCCCCTGACCCACAGGGGAGTGGCCCGGGCCGTCACCCTGGTGACCGGGCATCTGCAGCAGGGCGGTGAATTTAAAGGCTGGTCCGCCCTGGCCCAGGCCGGACAGACCCTGGTGTTTTACATGGGGCTGGAGCAGGCCGCCGTCATTCAGCAGCAGCTGCTGGCCGCAGACTGCCCGGACTCGCTGCCGGTGGCACTGATTGAATCCGGCACCACCGCCGCCCAGCACATTACCACCACGGAGCTGGGCCGGCTTGCGGCCACCGCTGCCGGCCTCCCCCCGAGCGGCCCGGTATTGATGATCATGGGCGAGGTAGTTCGGCTTCGCGCCGGACTCACCACCACCCTGGAGGCCCTCGCCGTCGCCTGA
- the nirD gene encoding nitrite reductase small subunit NirD, translating to MSLVRLCHVGDIPEHSGVAALVAGRQLALFNLPGLGFFALDNWDPIGRAQVLARGIVGDLKGEPCVASPLYKHHYSLKDGRCLEQEGVRVRVWPLITQQDQLWLEAASLKE from the coding sequence ATGAGTCTTGTTCGTCTTTGCCACGTCGGCGACATTCCCGAGCACAGCGGCGTGGCCGCCCTGGTGGCGGGCCGGCAACTGGCCCTGTTCAACCTGCCCGGACTCGGCTTTTTCGCCCTCGACAACTGGGATCCCATCGGCCGTGCCCAGGTGCTGGCCCGGGGCATAGTGGGCGACCTCAAGGGCGAGCCCTGCGTGGCCTCGCCCCTGTACAAGCATCATTATTCGCTGAAAGACGGCCGCTGCCTGGAACAGGAGGGGGTCAGGGTGCGGGTATGGCCGCTGATCACCCAGCAGGATCAGCTGTGGCTGGAGGCAGCCAGCCTGAAGGAATAA